A window of the Bradyrhizobium diazoefficiens genome harbors these coding sequences:
- a CDS encoding TIGR02680 family protein yields MLALLSLPHERPNLPVPTRPRWQPLRLGVIELFHYDSEEFWFRDGHLLLRGNNGTGKSKVLSLTLPFLLDAQVKPSRIEPDGDSGKRMAWNLLMNSHDRRNGYAWIEFGRLAEDGTPRYLSLGVGLSAVAARPQVESWFFLIEEAEQAQRINQDIWLMSDQRVVLTRERLRDALHSHGQVFDTATSYRRAVDERLFHLGAKRYDALMDTLIQLRQPQLSRKPDETALSNALTEALPPLAPELLGDVAEALGQLEEDRRQLEEYQALAKAVAQFDQRYRIYAGTQSRRQARALRQAQTEFDSASRARSEAQVRLENARSDEAIAQTAHHETEVALASERARLETLRSSPAMEDANRLELAVKEADARGRTAQGAASTLEESIRRSERSTKDTEFANQRALAAERSMAGLRQDGMVHAEAAGIASLHAKNPLSTLTTDALVELAQKTFDGASVALRELVTGRREQIALLRQRHADMALVEVEHAQRLGARNDRQDAVEAAVHQRELADADVERKGTDLIEAWERYFAGLKQLQVGSDDCLAALATLGDWVTTLDGDNPTRHLLQAAPMQANQRLAQRRVTLDGERQVLEVERETLEHARSCLEAGIDTMPPAPYTRSSDARAAHTGAPLWQLVDFRDAVTGPQRAGLEAALEAAGLLDAWVSPGGRLQTKDGGTALHDTQILPRRPHPASLADWLQAALPDHSTVSADVVEQVLAAIACSDDDPVESEVWVVPDGQFRLGSLAGAWVKPAAVYIGYAARAAAREQRLTEIAERLVSIGHELATLQAKTGQLASDQHEADAEWRQAPPDDLLREAHLAGTAAARDAQLARDRLVEADAPYRKAEENLRRERERLSADAIDLRLPISPAALPAIEAALNNYQDSQIRLTQAIHELRLALADLHRQRAREAEMLDDVKRHQEQRDAARIEAEEASSRLVVLREAVGARVEELQQMLSEARAGVERCETGWKKAGTALQKAGEARAVADEQSATANAAFERGSEARAQAISKFRQFTLAGLLSAALPDLEVPDASSPWTIDPALTLARRAEHALSSVTDDDEAWTRVQRQIGEDFTELQRSLSALGHQVLAEQSDWGLIVSVIYQNRSERPDRLATRLEAEIDQRTELLNANERAALENHLQAEIASEIQRLLQTAEAQRDAINKELYSRPTSTGVRFRLLWPPLSEEEGAPVGLEAARKRLLNTNADLWSSEDRRVVGAMLQQRIAAERELAEADGGSLIDQLSRALDYRRWHRFRVERWQDGQWRKLSGPASSGERALGLTVPLFAAVASFYSQGSYALAPRLILLDEAFAGIDDTARAHCMGLIREFDLDFVITSEREWACYAELPGVSICQLQRQEGIDAVFVSRWTWDGKARVREADPDRRFAPA; encoded by the coding sequence ATGTTGGCCTTGCTTTCGCTACCGCACGAAAGACCGAATCTACCGGTTCCAACGCGGCCGCGCTGGCAACCCTTACGGCTCGGGGTCATAGAGCTGTTTCATTACGACAGTGAGGAATTCTGGTTCCGCGACGGCCACTTGCTGTTGCGCGGCAATAACGGCACCGGCAAGTCGAAGGTGCTGTCGTTGACCCTGCCCTTCCTGCTCGACGCACAGGTGAAGCCATCGCGCATCGAGCCCGATGGGGACAGCGGCAAGAGGATGGCCTGGAATCTCCTGATGAACAGCCATGATCGTCGCAATGGTTATGCGTGGATCGAGTTCGGTCGCCTCGCCGAAGACGGCACGCCGCGATATCTGTCGCTCGGAGTTGGGCTTTCCGCGGTCGCCGCCCGCCCGCAGGTGGAAAGCTGGTTCTTCCTGATCGAGGAGGCAGAGCAAGCGCAGCGCATCAATCAAGACATCTGGTTGATGAGCGACCAGCGCGTCGTATTGACCAGGGAACGCCTTCGCGACGCGCTCCACAGCCACGGCCAGGTCTTCGACACCGCGACCAGCTATCGTCGCGCGGTCGACGAACGGCTGTTTCACCTCGGCGCCAAGCGTTACGATGCATTGATGGACACCCTTATCCAGTTGCGGCAGCCGCAACTTTCGAGGAAGCCGGATGAAACCGCGCTCTCGAACGCACTGACTGAGGCCTTGCCGCCACTTGCGCCGGAGTTACTCGGCGATGTGGCCGAAGCGCTCGGCCAACTCGAGGAGGACCGCCGTCAGCTTGAAGAATACCAGGCGCTGGCCAAGGCGGTCGCGCAATTCGACCAACGCTATCGCATCTACGCCGGAACGCAGAGCCGCCGGCAAGCGCGCGCGCTGCGTCAGGCCCAGACTGAATTCGACAGCGCCAGCCGAGCGCGCAGCGAGGCTCAAGTCCGGCTTGAAAACGCAAGGAGCGATGAGGCAATAGCCCAGACCGCGCATCACGAGACGGAGGTCGCGCTGGCCAGCGAACGCGCCCGCCTCGAAACGCTGCGTAGCAGCCCGGCGATGGAAGATGCTAACCGCCTCGAATTGGCCGTGAAAGAAGCGGACGCGCGTGGACGCACAGCGCAGGGAGCAGCTTCAACCCTCGAGGAGTCGATCAGGCGATCGGAGCGCAGCACGAAGGACACGGAATTCGCCAATCAACGCGCGCTCGCGGCCGAACGCAGCATGGCCGGATTGCGCCAGGACGGCATGGTCCATGCCGAAGCGGCGGGTATTGCCAGCCTTCACGCAAAGAACCCGCTGTCAACGCTCACGACCGATGCACTGGTCGAACTGGCGCAAAAGACGTTCGACGGCGCATCGGTCGCGCTGCGGGAATTGGTCACCGGACGACGCGAGCAGATCGCGCTGCTCCGCCAGCGCCACGCCGACATGGCGCTCGTCGAAGTCGAGCACGCGCAGCGCTTGGGCGCACGCAACGATAGACAGGATGCGGTCGAAGCCGCAGTGCATCAACGTGAGTTGGCGGATGCCGACGTCGAACGCAAGGGCACCGATCTTATCGAGGCCTGGGAGCGATACTTCGCCGGCCTGAAACAACTGCAAGTCGGCTCCGACGATTGTCTTGCGGCGTTGGCAACCCTGGGCGACTGGGTCACAACTCTGGATGGAGATAATCCGACGCGCCATTTGCTGCAGGCAGCCCCGATGCAAGCCAATCAGCGGCTTGCACAACGTCGCGTCACGCTCGACGGCGAACGCCAGGTGCTGGAGGTTGAGCGCGAGACCCTTGAACACGCGCGTAGCTGTCTCGAAGCCGGCATCGACACGATGCCCCCCGCACCTTACACGCGAAGCTCCGATGCGAGGGCTGCTCATACCGGCGCGCCACTCTGGCAATTGGTCGACTTTCGCGATGCGGTGACCGGCCCGCAGCGCGCCGGCCTCGAAGCTGCGCTGGAAGCTGCTGGCCTGCTCGATGCATGGGTTTCGCCCGGTGGCCGGCTGCAAACCAAAGACGGCGGCACCGCGCTGCACGATACGCAAATCTTGCCGCGGCGACCGCATCCGGCATCACTTGCCGATTGGCTGCAGGCTGCCCTGCCGGACCACAGCACCGTATCGGCTGATGTCGTCGAGCAGGTGTTGGCGGCAATCGCCTGCAGCGACGATGATCCTGTCGAAAGCGAGGTCTGGGTGGTTCCCGACGGCCAATTCCGCCTTGGCAGTCTGGCAGGCGCCTGGGTTAAACCCGCGGCGGTCTATATCGGATACGCCGCTCGCGCCGCCGCCCGCGAGCAGCGGCTGACCGAAATTGCCGAGAGATTAGTGTCAATCGGCCACGAACTCGCGACCCTGCAGGCGAAGACCGGGCAACTCGCCAGCGATCAGCACGAGGCAGACGCCGAATGGCGGCAGGCTCCGCCCGATGACCTCCTTCGAGAAGCACATCTCGCCGGCACCGCTGCTGCCCGCGACGCCCAACTTGCCCGCGACCGGCTGGTCGAGGCCGACGCTCCATACCGGAAGGCGGAAGAAAACCTGCGGAGGGAGCGTGAACGGCTTTCCGCCGATGCTATCGATTTGCGTTTGCCAATATCACCTGCTGCGTTGCCTGCGATCGAAGCGGCGCTGAACAACTATCAGGATTCGCAGATCCGGCTCACGCAAGCCATCCATGAGCTGCGCCTGGCGCTCGCAGATCTACACAGGCAGCGCGCCCGCGAAGCTGAAATGCTTGACGACGTGAAGAGGCATCAAGAGCAGCGCGATGCGGCTCGGATCGAGGCGGAAGAAGCATCATCCCGGCTTGTTGTATTGCGCGAAGCAGTAGGTGCAAGAGTCGAGGAACTGCAGCAGATGCTCAGTGAGGCGCGTGCCGGCGTCGAACGGTGCGAGACAGGATGGAAGAAGGCAGGGACGGCCTTGCAGAAGGCCGGCGAGGCGCGTGCTGTCGCCGATGAGCAGTCCGCAACCGCTAATGCGGCGTTTGAGCGCGGCAGCGAAGCGCGTGCACAAGCCATTTCGAAGTTCCGGCAATTCACCTTGGCAGGTCTGCTGTCGGCCGCATTGCCAGACCTGGAGGTACCGGACGCGAGTAGCCCCTGGACGATAGATCCAGCGCTGACGCTGGCCCGCCGTGCCGAACATGCCCTATCCAGCGTGACGGATGACGACGAGGCGTGGACGCGCGTCCAGCGGCAGATTGGCGAAGACTTTACAGAACTGCAACGTTCCCTCAGTGCGCTCGGCCATCAGGTGCTTGCCGAACAGAGCGACTGGGGCCTCATCGTAAGCGTCATCTACCAGAATCGGTCCGAACGCCCGGACCGCCTCGCGACACGGCTTGAGGCAGAGATCGACCAGCGCACCGAACTGTTGAACGCCAACGAGCGCGCTGCGCTGGAAAATCATCTTCAAGCCGAGATCGCCTCCGAAATTCAGCGTCTGCTGCAGACAGCGGAGGCGCAGCGCGACGCGATTAACAAGGAACTGTACAGTCGGCCAACATCGACGGGCGTCCGCTTTCGCCTGTTGTGGCCGCCTCTGTCGGAGGAAGAAGGCGCCCCAGTCGGCCTCGAGGCTGCGCGTAAGCGTCTCCTCAATACCAACGCGGACCTGTGGTCGTCCGAGGACCGTCGGGTTGTCGGTGCGATGTTGCAGCAGCGCATCGCAGCCGAGCGCGAGCTCGCCGAAGCGGATGGCGGTAGCCTGATCGACCAGCTTTCGCGCGCGCTCGATTATCGACGCTGGCACAGATTCCGTGTCGAACGCTGGCAAGACGGTCAATGGCGCAAGCTTTCCGGACCGGCTTCCAGCGGGGAGCGGGCCCTCGGCCTCACCGTGCCGTTGTTTGCCGCTGTCGCCAGTTTCTACAGCCAAGGCAGCTACGCGCTAGCACCGAGGTTGATTTTACTCGACGAAGCTTTTGCCGGCATCGACGATACCGCACGCGCTCATTGTATGGGCCTCATCCGGGAGTTCGATCTGGATTTCGTCATTACGAGCGAACGAGAGTGGGCCTGCTACGCCGAACTGCCTGGCGTATCGATCTGCCAGTTGCAGCGCCAAGAGGGCATCGATGCAGTGTTCGTTTCGCGTTGGACCTGGGACGGAAAGGCAAGAGTACGCGAGGCCGATCCCGACCGCAGGTTTGCGCCGGCATGA
- a CDS encoding TIGR02677 family protein: MQAVSDSAELFRHVSAEKAYFYRCIMDVFAAAKRQYRLQLRPDEVLAEARWPAKLPEIEEVNAALTQLTVWGNLESHPDTARVSSLSDFYRARYLYRLSQGGEAVESALALFVQTLERRAELQSIALEDIASRLEALRALAAETEPDVAKVHETLRDLVRVFEGLAENAQAFMAGVARSIELQQAQAGAVLNYKRQLIDYLERFIGDLVRRSDTIAGLIDALEPRIDAMLQQVAAREGRDAAPGEIQDQIDAQTRYREGWRERWRGLRGWFFRSSHEPSQAELLRARARSAIPQLLAAIAALNERRSGRSDRSADFRVLAGWFVACADDNEAHRLARAAFALNPARHFSLDIDAGIDVPATTRWADAPPLVIHPRLREYGEAAPRGPLPRVRDRTEARTRLARELAQESQQVEAARKRLATGQPTYLSNLGELDTHAFSLFLGLLGEALSEQAGPESVAERPTGDGPLHVHLKPLPPDSYAEINTPRGIFGGRDHVITITSTQDVQ, encoded by the coding sequence ATGCAAGCCGTAAGCGATTCGGCCGAACTTTTCAGGCACGTCAGCGCCGAAAAGGCCTACTTTTATCGCTGCATCATGGACGTTTTCGCCGCAGCCAAGCGGCAGTACCGGCTGCAGCTAAGACCGGACGAAGTGCTTGCCGAAGCTCGATGGCCAGCCAAGCTCCCTGAGATTGAAGAAGTCAATGCCGCGCTGACCCAGCTCACGGTCTGGGGCAATCTGGAGTCGCATCCTGACACTGCGCGGGTGTCCAGTCTCAGTGATTTCTACCGTGCTCGCTATCTCTATCGGCTCTCGCAAGGCGGTGAAGCCGTAGAATCGGCGCTGGCGCTTTTCGTGCAGACCCTAGAACGTCGCGCCGAACTGCAAAGCATAGCCCTCGAAGACATCGCGAGCCGGCTCGAAGCTCTGCGGGCGCTGGCTGCCGAGACCGAGCCGGATGTGGCCAAGGTCCATGAAACGCTTCGAGATCTCGTCCGCGTTTTCGAAGGCCTTGCCGAGAATGCACAGGCGTTCATGGCCGGCGTTGCACGGAGCATTGAGCTGCAGCAGGCACAGGCCGGTGCAGTGCTAAACTACAAGCGACAACTCATCGATTATCTGGAGCGCTTCATCGGCGATCTGGTGCGCCGGTCCGACACTATCGCCGGCTTGATCGATGCTCTGGAGCCGAGGATCGATGCGATGCTGCAACAGGTCGCCGCGCGCGAAGGGCGCGATGCCGCTCCAGGCGAGATCCAGGATCAGATCGACGCGCAAACCCGTTACCGGGAGGGATGGCGCGAGCGCTGGAGGGGGCTGCGTGGCTGGTTCTTCCGCTCCAGCCACGAACCATCGCAAGCCGAGTTGTTGCGAGCGAGGGCACGATCGGCCATTCCGCAGCTTCTGGCCGCCATCGCGGCACTCAACGAACGGCGGAGCGGCCGCAGCGATCGCTCTGCCGACTTCCGCGTTCTGGCCGGCTGGTTTGTCGCCTGCGCCGACGACAACGAGGCCCACCGACTTGCCCGCGCCGCCTTTGCGCTGAATCCCGCGCGGCATTTTTCGCTCGACATCGATGCGGGGATTGACGTGCCGGCCACCACCCGCTGGGCCGACGCCCCGCCCTTGGTGATTCACCCTCGCTTGCGCGAATACGGCGAAGCCGCTCCAAGAGGGCCTCTGCCGCGCGTGCGGGATCGTACGGAGGCCCGCACACGCCTGGCGCGCGAACTCGCGCAAGAATCTCAGCAAGTCGAGGCGGCTCGCAAGCGTCTGGCGACCGGACAGCCCACGTATCTCTCCAACCTGGGCGAACTCGACACACACGCCTTCAGCCTGTTCCTGGGATTGCTTGGCGAAGCTCTGTCCGAACAGGCTGGTCCAGAATCCGTGGCAGAACGGCCGACAGGTGACGGTCCATTGCACGTTCATCTGAAGCCGCTCCCTCCCGACAGTTATGCCGAAATCAATACACCGCGGGGCATTTTCGGCGGGCGCGACCACGTGATCACAATTACATCGACACAAGACGTGCAATGA
- a CDS encoding TIGR02678 family protein, with amino-acid sequence MKTSRQRSRDSRSIGQQQRQFQREEFRGALRALLMTPLMSPMHEDFIAVRRQANALQEWFTRETGWPLQIGREGARLYKRPADLNNSTRGLPDYDRRKYVLLCLACAVLERADPQVTLRILVERLLGLAAEPGLTSLGFTFRLGSHHERRELVAVCRTLLSLGVLQRVAGDEDAFVQGGGDQADALYDVHRPALAGMLAAVRGPSTWPAEEAPDTLDQRLHTLLDEHVADSDEGQRTALRHRIARRLLDDPAVYLEDLNPEARSYFINQRGAMAARLCDATGLVAEQRAEGLALVDETGTLTDIAMPAEGTDAHVTLLAAEYLATDYRQQADTAGRRQPFVKREHDIVDLLRDAKGRYGRYWRKSAREPGAERELAKVAIGRLEKLQLIVRSADSILPLPALARFALGEAEIRQETPDMPIPVSDSLFSR; translated from the coding sequence ATGAAGACAAGTCGTCAGAGATCCAGGGACAGCCGCAGCATCGGCCAGCAACAGCGCCAGTTCCAGCGCGAAGAATTTCGCGGCGCTCTCCGCGCCTTGTTGATGACGCCGTTGATGAGTCCAATGCATGAAGACTTTATTGCAGTGCGCCGCCAGGCAAACGCCCTGCAAGAGTGGTTTACCCGCGAAACCGGATGGCCGTTGCAGATCGGACGGGAGGGCGCGCGTCTCTACAAGCGGCCCGCAGATCTCAACAACTCCACTCGCGGCCTGCCCGACTATGATCGCCGCAAGTATGTGCTGCTCTGCCTTGCCTGCGCGGTGCTCGAACGCGCCGACCCCCAAGTCACCCTTCGCATTCTGGTAGAAAGATTGCTCGGTCTTGCCGCCGAACCAGGACTGACGTCACTCGGCTTCACCTTCAGGCTTGGCTCCCATCACGAGCGACGTGAACTGGTAGCGGTATGCCGTACCTTGTTGAGCCTGGGCGTGCTGCAGCGTGTTGCCGGCGATGAAGATGCCTTCGTGCAGGGTGGAGGCGATCAGGCAGATGCGCTCTACGACGTGCATCGGCCAGCGCTCGCCGGCATGCTGGCGGCCGTGCGGGGCCCGTCGACCTGGCCCGCCGAAGAGGCGCCCGACACACTGGACCAGCGGTTGCACACCCTGCTCGATGAGCACGTCGCGGACAGCGACGAGGGTCAGCGCACGGCGTTGAGACACCGGATCGCGCGTCGCCTCCTCGACGATCCGGCGGTTTACCTTGAAGACTTGAACCCGGAGGCCCGCTCCTATTTCATAAACCAACGCGGGGCGATGGCCGCCCGTCTGTGCGACGCGACAGGTTTGGTCGCAGAGCAGCGAGCCGAGGGGCTGGCCCTTGTCGATGAAACAGGCACGCTAACGGATATCGCAATGCCTGCCGAAGGCACCGATGCACATGTGACATTGCTGGCTGCAGAATACCTCGCCACGGACTATAGGCAGCAGGCCGATACCGCCGGCCGAAGGCAGCCCTTCGTCAAGCGCGAGCACGATATCGTCGACCTCCTGCGTGACGCCAAGGGCCGATATGGTCGCTATTGGCGGAAATCGGCACGTGAACCAGGCGCCGAACGTGAGCTCGCGAAGGTTGCGATAGGGCGTCTTGAGAAGCTCCAGCTAATTGTCAGGAGCGCCGACTCCATCCTGCCGCTTCCGGCGCTTGCGCGTTTCGCACTGGGCGAGGCCGAAATCCGCCAGGAAACACCGGACATGCCAATCCCCGTCTCCGACTCTCTCTTTTCCAGATGA
- a CDS encoding helix-turn-helix domain-containing protein: MSIIGCNMDLMELGERVKAARKSKGWSQTKLAQTAGISRARLEALENARLAEMGIKNLLRILNALDLDLRLTQLNRGRPTLEDLAAEEAR, encoded by the coding sequence ATGAGTATTATAGGCTGCAATATGGACCTTATGGAACTCGGTGAGCGTGTTAAGGCGGCCCGTAAATCCAAGGGATGGTCGCAGACCAAGCTGGCGCAAACTGCGGGCATCAGTCGCGCACGCCTGGAGGCGCTTGAGAATGCCCGCCTTGCGGAAATGGGCATCAAAAATCTGCTTCGTATCTTGAATGCGTTGGATCTCGACCTGAGGTTGACGCAGCTTAATCGCGGTCGCCCGACACTTGAGGATCTGGCAGCGGAGGAGGCTCGCTAA